From a single Methylosinus sp. H3A genomic region:
- a CDS encoding glycosyltransferase family 4 protein, with translation MKFIFFNRFFAPDVSATSQLLSDLAFHLASKGEEVVVVTSRGLYDDASADLPAWEMSNGVTVHRVYRSRFGRHSIWGRALDAAALYYHFVAAALRLAARGDSLVVMTDPPLLSVALALVARLKSCHLVNWLQDVYPEVALGLGVRLPAPFGALLAGARNLSLKFAARNVAIGERMAARLRASGLPPERVAIIPNWCDDERVIPRPIDDNALRAEWGASERFVVAYSGNLGRAHEYRTLLDAAERLRDEADLLFLFIGGGYLTRGLRAEVETRGLSSLFQFRPYQDAELLPLSLTAANVHWISLLPSMEGLIVPSKFYGVAAAGRGAIVIGDPEGEIAALVTRHDCGAAVASGEGTDLAALIRRLKRDPAMVAQWGRNARALLDGEFGRRRSLLEWETLLASLRGRQFDDAELAAAREEIGEVEPVFARVPGE, from the coding sequence ATGAAATTCATCTTCTTCAATCGTTTCTTCGCGCCAGACGTTTCGGCGACGAGCCAGCTCCTCTCGGATCTCGCCTTCCATCTCGCCTCGAAAGGGGAGGAGGTCGTCGTCGTGACGAGCCGCGGCCTCTATGACGACGCCTCCGCCGATCTGCCGGCGTGGGAGATGTCGAATGGGGTGACGGTCCATCGCGTCTATCGGTCGCGCTTCGGGCGGCATTCCATTTGGGGCCGGGCCCTCGACGCCGCCGCGCTCTACTATCATTTCGTGGCGGCGGCGTTGCGCCTCGCCGCGCGCGGCGACAGCCTCGTCGTCATGACCGATCCGCCGCTGCTCTCCGTGGCGCTCGCGCTCGTGGCGCGGCTCAAATCCTGCCATCTCGTCAACTGGCTTCAGGACGTCTATCCGGAAGTGGCGCTCGGGCTCGGCGTGCGCCTTCCGGCGCCGTTCGGCGCGCTTCTCGCGGGCGCGCGCAATCTCAGCCTCAAATTCGCCGCACGCAATGTCGCGATCGGCGAGCGCATGGCGGCGCGTCTGCGCGCCTCGGGCCTGCCGCCGGAGCGCGTCGCCATCATCCCCAATTGGTGCGATGACGAGCGCGTCATTCCCCGCCCGATCGATGACAATGCCTTGCGCGCCGAATGGGGCGCGAGCGAGCGCTTCGTCGTCGCCTATTCCGGCAATCTCGGCCGCGCGCACGAGTATCGCACGCTGCTCGACGCCGCCGAGCGCTTGCGCGACGAGGCCGATCTGCTGTTTCTGTTCATCGGCGGCGGCTATCTCACGAGGGGCCTGCGCGCAGAGGTCGAGACGCGCGGCCTCTCTTCTCTGTTCCAGTTTCGTCCCTATCAGGACGCAGAGCTCCTGCCGCTCTCGCTCACAGCCGCCAATGTCCATTGGATATCGCTGCTGCCGTCGATGGAGGGGCTGATCGTGCCCAGCAAATTCTATGGGGTCGCGGCCGCCGGCCGCGGCGCGATCGTCATCGGCGACCCCGAGGGCGAGATCGCTGCGCTGGTCACGCGCCACGACTGCGGCGCCGCCGTCGCGTCCGGCGAGGGAACCGATCTCGCCGCGCTCATTCGCCGTTTGAAGCGCGACCCCGCGATGGTCGCCCAGTGGGGGCGCAATGCGCGCGCGCTGCTGGATGGCGAATTCGGCCGCCGCCGATCGCTGCTGGAATGGGAGACTCTGCTCGCGAGCCTGCGGGGGAGACAGTTCGACGATGCGGAGCTCGCCGCTGCTCGCGAAGAAATCGGCGAAGTAGAGCCCGTCTTCGCTCGCGTGCCGGGCGAATGA
- a CDS encoding metallophosphoesterase family protein has product MTISRFAQFQTLQIGFPTVLPPNLRIYAIGDIHGRADLLDALARQIEDELASAPTETLTIFLGDYVDRGLQSSTVVEWLSRGDFPTPFHALRGNHEEILLRFLDDDSVLDGWRKFGGVETLHSYGVDVSSVMRGKGYEEARRALVARFPDHHRQFVVETPLTASYGDYFFCHAGVKPGVPLRDQKAEDLLWIREEFLNFRGNWEKLIVHGHTPVSEPEVLPNRINIDTGAFATSVLTALVLEGDSRRMLFTGRN; this is encoded by the coding sequence ATGACGATTTCACGATTTGCGCAATTTCAGACTTTGCAAATAGGATTCCCGACAGTCCTTCCACCGAATCTGCGCATCTATGCGATCGGCGACATCCATGGGCGCGCCGACCTCCTGGACGCGCTCGCGCGCCAGATCGAAGACGAGCTCGCCTCGGCGCCGACGGAGACGCTGACGATCTTCCTCGGCGATTATGTCGATCGCGGCCTGCAATCTTCGACCGTCGTCGAATGGCTGAGCCGCGGCGATTTTCCGACGCCCTTTCATGCGCTGCGCGGCAATCACGAAGAAATATTGCTGCGCTTCCTCGATGACGACTCGGTTCTCGACGGCTGGCGCAAGTTCGGAGGGGTGGAGACGCTCCATTCCTATGGTGTGGACGTTTCTTCCGTCATGCGCGGCAAAGGCTATGAAGAAGCGCGGCGCGCGCTGGTCGCGCGCTTCCCCGATCACCACCGGCAATTCGTCGTCGAAACGCCGCTGACGGCGAGCTATGGCGACTATTTCTTCTGTCACGCGGGGGTGAAGCCGGGTGTGCCTCTCCGTGACCAGAAGGCCGAGGATCTGCTCTGGATTCGGGAGGAGTTCCTGAACTTCCGTGGAAACTGGGAAAAGTTGATCGTGCATGGCCATACGCCCGTCTCCGAGCCCGAAGTCCTGCCCAATCGCATCAATATCGATACGGGCGCATTCGCGACCTCCGTCCTCACAGCCCTCGTGCTCGAAGGCGACAGTCGCCGCATGTTGTTCACGGGCCGCAACTGA
- a CDS encoding glycosyltransferase family 2 protein: protein MTAPSLLDRITPVLLTHDEEPNIGGALSHLRWAKDIVVVDSGSADRTLDILRADPRVRVFARPFDTHASQWRFAVMETGVASDWILRLDADYRVSDALIAELRDLRPAPDVAAYEISFDYAIFGGALRTSLYPPNTVLLRSGCFSVYDRGHTEAWRVHGRIERLAGRIVHDDRKSTARFVSAQIRYMSREVERLDADPHSLKSRLRDHPPLMPIAAFVYAYFVKGLFLDGRAGLAYALQRLIAESILALMALEKRLSPDVAPSTRDGARDDDAR, encoded by the coding sequence ATGACCGCCCCTTCCCTGCTGGATCGGATCACGCCGGTTCTGCTCACTCACGACGAGGAGCCGAACATCGGCGGCGCTCTGTCGCATCTGCGCTGGGCGAAGGATATCGTCGTCGTCGACAGCGGCAGCGCGGATCGAACGCTCGATATTTTGCGCGCCGACCCGCGCGTGCGCGTCTTCGCCCGGCCTTTCGACACGCATGCGAGCCAATGGCGCTTCGCCGTCATGGAGACAGGCGTCGCCTCCGATTGGATATTGCGGCTGGACGCCGATTATCGCGTGAGCGACGCGCTGATCGCCGAGCTGCGCGACCTGCGCCCCGCGCCCGATGTCGCAGCCTATGAAATATCCTTCGATTACGCGATCTTCGGCGGCGCGCTGCGAACGTCGCTCTATCCGCCGAACACCGTGCTTTTGCGCAGCGGCTGTTTCTCCGTCTACGATCGAGGTCATACCGAGGCTTGGCGCGTCCACGGCCGCATCGAGAGGCTCGCCGGCCGAATCGTCCATGACGACCGAAAATCGACGGCGCGCTTCGTCTCGGCGCAGATTCGCTATATGTCGCGAGAGGTCGAGCGGCTCGACGCCGATCCGCATTCTCTGAAGAGCCGCCTGCGCGATCATCCGCCGCTGATGCCGATCGCCGCCTTCGTCTATGCCTATTTCGTCAAGGGCTTGTTTCTCGATGGCCGCGCCGGTCTCGCTTACGCGCTGCAACGGCTGATCGCGGAATCGATCCTCGCTTTGATGGCGCTTGAAAAGCGGCTGAGCCCGGACGTCGCGCCTTCGACGCGAGACGGGGCGCGCGACGACGATGCGCGATAA
- a CDS encoding carbamoyltransferase C-terminal domain-containing protein: MIVLGINAFHADAAAALIRDGELVAAAEEERFRRIKHWGGFPSQAVRYCLAEAGVDIGAVDIVALNQDGRANLGAKLRYLLGARPSLASVVERARNRRARDGVAQILRREYPDARRLPEIAHVEHHLAHLYSAFHVSPFREASVASIDGFGDFASAAWALGGEGPLETEGRVSFPHSLGVFYQAITQYLGFPHYGDEYKVMGLAPYGAPNYLPQMRLLLCLHGDGSFELALPYFRHHKEKIAFRWDDAPAFADLFTPALEELLGPRRAPSAPLEERHRDIARSAQAMYEEAFFNLLNALHARHGQPNLALAGGCAMNSAANGKIRRMTPYRHVYVQPAAGDAGGALGAAFAVWRRSGGARRFVMDHAYWGPQFATEEIAPLVDAQSERLAEAGCSVERIADQASLCRRAAAIVAEGHVLGWFQGRMEWGARALGNRSIICDPRRADMKDILNAKIKRRESFRPFAPSVLAEAASEWFEEEGDAPFMASVAQIRADKRARVPAVAHVDGTGRLQTVAHSANPRFHALISAFRDITGVPMTLNTSFNENEPVVCRPQEALDCFLRTNMDALALGDMLITRIPRV; the protein is encoded by the coding sequence ATGATCGTTCTCGGGATCAACGCCTTCCACGCAGACGCCGCCGCGGCGCTGATCCGCGATGGCGAGCTCGTCGCCGCCGCGGAGGAGGAGCGCTTCCGCCGCATCAAGCATTGGGGCGGATTTCCGTCGCAGGCGGTGCGCTATTGTCTGGCGGAAGCCGGCGTCGACATAGGCGCCGTCGATATCGTCGCGCTCAATCAGGATGGGCGCGCCAATCTCGGCGCGAAGCTGCGTTATCTGCTCGGCGCCCGCCCGAGCCTCGCGAGCGTGGTGGAACGGGCGCGCAATCGCCGCGCGAGAGACGGCGTCGCGCAAATTCTGCGGCGCGAATATCCAGATGCGCGCCGCCTTCCCGAGATCGCTCATGTCGAGCATCATCTCGCGCATCTCTATTCGGCGTTTCACGTCTCGCCCTTCCGCGAGGCGAGCGTCGCCTCGATCGACGGCTTCGGCGATTTTGCGAGCGCGGCCTGGGCGCTCGGCGGCGAGGGCCCGCTCGAGACCGAAGGGCGGGTGTCGTTTCCGCATTCGCTCGGCGTCTTCTATCAGGCGATCACCCAATATCTCGGCTTTCCCCATTATGGCGACGAATACAAAGTCATGGGCCTCGCGCCCTATGGCGCGCCGAATTATCTGCCGCAGATGCGGCTGCTCCTTTGTCTCCATGGCGACGGCTCCTTCGAATTGGCGCTCCCCTATTTTCGCCATCACAAGGAGAAGATCGCGTTCCGTTGGGACGACGCGCCCGCATTCGCGGATTTGTTCACGCCTGCGCTCGAAGAATTGCTCGGCCCGCGGCGCGCGCCCTCCGCTCCGCTCGAGGAACGTCACCGCGACATCGCCCGCTCCGCGCAGGCGATGTACGAGGAGGCCTTCTTCAATCTGCTGAACGCTCTGCATGCGCGCCACGGCCAGCCGAATCTCGCGCTCGCCGGCGGTTGCGCGATGAATTCGGCGGCCAATGGAAAAATCCGCCGGATGACGCCCTACCGGCATGTCTATGTGCAGCCGGCGGCGGGCGACGCCGGCGGCGCCCTCGGCGCGGCCTTCGCCGTCTGGCGCAGGAGCGGCGGCGCGCGGCGCTTCGTGATGGATCACGCCTATTGGGGCCCGCAATTCGCAACCGAAGAAATCGCGCCTCTCGTCGACGCCCAGTCGGAGCGGCTCGCCGAGGCGGGCTGCTCGGTCGAGCGGATCGCGGACCAGGCGTCATTGTGCCGACGCGCCGCGGCGATCGTCGCCGAGGGCCATGTGCTCGGCTGGTTTCAAGGGCGCATGGAATGGGGCGCGCGCGCGCTCGGCAATCGCTCGATCATCTGCGATCCCCGCCGCGCCGATATGAAGGATATTCTCAACGCCAAGATCAAGCGCCGCGAATCCTTCCGCCCTTTCGCGCCTTCGGTTCTCGCCGAAGCGGCGTCGGAATGGTTCGAGGAGGAGGGTGACGCGCCCTTCATGGCCTCGGTGGCGCAGATCCGCGCGGACAAGCGAGCGCGCGTTCCGGCCGTCGCCCATGTCGATGGGACGGGGCGCCTGCAGACGGTCGCGCATTCGGCCAATCCGCGCTTTCACGCGTTGATTTCGGCCTTTCGAGACATCACCGGCGTGCCGATGACGCTCAACACCTCCTTCAACGAGAATGAGCCCGTCGTCTGCCGGCCGCAGGAGGCGCTCGATTGTTTTCTGCGCACGAACATGGACGCGCTCGCCCTGGGCGACATGCTGATCACGCGCATTCCGCGCGTCTGA
- a CDS encoding glycosyltransferase codes for MTETTLRILHVTPTYLPAVRYGGTVHAVHGFAKAQTALGHAVEVYTTNVDGPGVSPVPVGARVDLDGVGVTYFETGLGRRLYRSPTMGDALRRQAADFDILHLHSVFLWPTLAAARIASSRGTPYVLSPHGMLVASLVRAKSALLKSAWIALFERRTIREAAAIHVASRREADDLKPFRFDPPPIWNVGLGVDAPPSQARAAEPSADVAAAITGSTFALAFGRIDWKKNLEALVEAVALTPDLHCVIAGNDDEGRAAGLAQLAARLGVGERVTILARQIEEPDRSALYRACLCLALVSLNENFGNVALEAMSHGRPVLVSREAGVAETVIAAEAGVVVAPEAASIARGLASLASDSRAAEAMGARGRLAVEERWGWRAIAKDMIAHYESVLLRSDARGSA; via the coding sequence TTGACGGAGACGACGCTGCGCATCCTCCATGTCACGCCGACCTATTTGCCCGCGGTTCGCTATGGCGGCACGGTCCATGCCGTGCATGGATTCGCCAAGGCGCAGACCGCGCTCGGCCATGCGGTCGAGGTCTATACGACGAATGTCGACGGTCCGGGCGTATCGCCCGTCCCTGTCGGCGCGCGCGTCGATCTCGACGGAGTCGGCGTGACCTATTTCGAGACGGGGCTCGGGCGACGCCTCTATCGATCCCCGACAATGGGCGACGCGCTGCGGCGACAGGCGGCGGATTTCGATATTCTCCACCTTCATTCCGTCTTCCTCTGGCCGACTCTCGCCGCAGCGCGCATCGCGTCGAGCCGCGGCACGCCCTATGTGCTGTCGCCACATGGCATGCTGGTCGCGTCGCTCGTGCGCGCCAAGAGCGCGTTGCTCAAAAGCGCATGGATCGCGCTGTTCGAGCGACGCACGATCCGCGAAGCCGCTGCGATTCATGTCGCCTCGCGGCGCGAGGCCGACGATCTGAAGCCCTTCCGCTTCGATCCGCCGCCCATTTGGAACGTCGGCCTCGGCGTCGACGCCCCGCCCTCGCAGGCGCGCGCGGCGGAGCCGAGCGCCGACGTCGCCGCCGCGATCACGGGTTCGACCTTCGCGCTCGCCTTCGGACGCATCGACTGGAAAAAAAATCTCGAAGCGTTGGTCGAGGCCGTCGCGCTCACGCCCGATCTGCACTGCGTCATCGCCGGCAATGACGACGAAGGCCGCGCCGCAGGGCTCGCGCAGCTCGCGGCGCGACTCGGCGTCGGCGAGCGCGTGACGATCCTCGCGCGCCAGATCGAGGAGCCGGATCGATCGGCGCTCTATCGCGCTTGTCTGTGTCTTGCTCTCGTCTCGCTCAACGAGAATTTCGGCAATGTCGCGCTCGAGGCGATGTCGCATGGCCGGCCGGTCCTCGTCTCTCGCGAGGCCGGCGTCGCCGAGACCGTCATAGCGGCCGAAGCCGGCGTCGTCGTCGCTCCCGAAGCGGCGTCGATCGCGCGCGGTCTCGCCTCGCTCGCCTCGGATTCTCGCGCCGCAGAAGCAATGGGCGCGCGCGGACGTCTGGCGGTCGAAGAGCGATGGGGCTGGCGCGCCATCGCAAAAGACATGATCGCGCATTATGAAAGCGTCCTTCTGCGATCCGACGCGCGAGGCTCCGCATAA
- a CDS encoding polysaccharide biosynthesis tyrosine autokinase, producing the protein MAGALFIATATPLYSASTQLLIEIRQERAIGADATLTPAPIGKRMMKSEIAVIKSAALLRRVVEREKLIDDPELGAATIAATIERLKNALAVTLLRNSRVIQIAVTSMDPAKAARLADAIADAYVVDKLDARLEAARRASAWLADRLVALRRQSHNSEEALALFLAATGASARAEGMKIDPEQSASLARRVAGVRAEAAERKARLELLQRIEGRGGNAAELPGVGGAIDELRRRAAQLSRQEAELRSRYTDGHPSVVALRAQIADVDRAIATEVRRLSVGVRHAFELAEGSREAAETTLRDITATDDRGKSAAIMRGELERAAATDRKLLENMLRRARLVQEQSTFEPRVARIISAALAPSAPIWPDNAQTMLIALALGVIAGVGAAYASELADKGFTTLAQIEAKLALPLLASISEMKSHGGANGGVAPILADYLRAKPLSRAGEAFRALRSAIAMSDVDDPPKLIQLTSTVPGEGTTTIASALAASAAQSGLRTLLVDADLRHRAASRIFSAGEKPGLVDLLIGSAQPSATIFFDDKRGIWVLPAGAEIQNSSDLLASEKMKALVAALRRQFDLVVIDTPPIGPVLDPLIVAGLVDRTVLVIRWAATPREAVAHAIERLPERGKIAGAVFNLVIEAKARKYGRYAYSPYSGAGSFENYHVE; encoded by the coding sequence GTGGCCGGAGCCCTCTTCATCGCAACGGCGACGCCTCTCTATTCGGCCTCCACGCAATTGCTGATCGAAATTCGACAGGAACGCGCGATCGGCGCCGATGCGACACTGACGCCGGCCCCGATCGGCAAGCGCATGATGAAGAGCGAGATCGCCGTCATCAAATCGGCCGCGCTGCTACGGCGCGTCGTCGAGAGAGAAAAGCTGATCGACGATCCGGAGCTCGGCGCCGCAACGATCGCCGCGACGATCGAACGCCTGAAGAATGCGCTCGCCGTCACTCTGCTGCGCAACTCGCGTGTGATCCAGATCGCGGTGACGTCCATGGATCCGGCAAAAGCGGCGCGGCTCGCCGACGCCATCGCCGACGCCTATGTCGTCGACAAGCTCGACGCGCGGCTCGAGGCGGCGAGACGCGCCTCCGCCTGGCTCGCCGATCGGCTCGTCGCGCTGCGGCGGCAGTCGCACAACTCCGAGGAGGCGCTGGCGCTTTTTCTCGCCGCGACCGGCGCTTCGGCGCGGGCGGAGGGCATGAAAATCGATCCCGAGCAGAGCGCGAGTCTCGCTCGACGCGTGGCGGGCGTGCGGGCGGAGGCGGCCGAGCGAAAAGCGCGCCTCGAGCTGCTGCAACGGATCGAGGGTCGTGGCGGGAACGCCGCCGAGCTCCCTGGCGTCGGCGGAGCGATCGACGAGCTGCGCCGACGCGCGGCGCAATTGTCCCGACAGGAGGCGGAGCTTCGATCCCGCTACACCGACGGCCACCCTTCCGTCGTCGCGCTTCGCGCGCAGATCGCAGACGTCGATCGCGCCATCGCAACGGAGGTTCGCCGGCTCTCGGTCGGCGTCCGCCATGCGTTCGAGCTCGCCGAGGGAAGCCGAGAAGCCGCGGAGACGACGCTGCGCGATATCACCGCGACCGACGATCGCGGCAAATCGGCGGCGATCATGCGAGGCGAGCTGGAGCGCGCCGCCGCGACCGACAGAAAGCTTCTCGAAAACATGCTGCGCCGCGCGCGATTGGTCCAAGAGCAATCCACCTTCGAGCCGCGCGTCGCGAGGATCATATCGGCCGCGCTCGCTCCGAGCGCTCCGATCTGGCCAGACAATGCGCAGACCATGCTGATCGCGCTCGCGCTCGGCGTGATCGCCGGCGTCGGCGCCGCCTACGCCAGCGAATTGGCGGACAAAGGGTTCACGACGCTCGCGCAAATCGAAGCGAAGCTCGCGCTTCCCCTTCTGGCCTCGATATCGGAAATGAAATCGCACGGCGGCGCGAACGGCGGCGTCGCGCCGATCCTCGCAGATTATTTGCGCGCCAAACCTTTGTCGCGCGCCGGCGAAGCGTTCCGCGCGCTGCGCAGCGCGATCGCGATGAGCGATGTCGACGATCCGCCGAAGCTGATTCAGCTCACTTCGACCGTCCCCGGAGAAGGGACGACGACAATCGCCTCGGCGCTCGCGGCCTCGGCCGCGCAATCGGGCTTACGCACGCTTCTCGTGGACGCCGATCTTCGCCATCGGGCCGCGTCGCGGATTTTCTCGGCCGGCGAAAAGCCAGGCCTCGTCGATCTCCTCATCGGCTCCGCCCAGCCGAGCGCGACGATCTTCTTCGACGACAAACGCGGAATATGGGTGCTTCCAGCCGGCGCTGAAATACAGAATTCGAGCGATCTGCTCGCATCCGAGAAGATGAAGGCGCTCGTGGCCGCGCTACGCCGCCAGTTCGACCTCGTCGTCATCGACACGCCGCCGATCGGCCCCGTCCTCGATCCGCTCATCGTCGCCGGGCTCGTCGACAGAACGGTTCTCGTCATTCGCTGGGCGGCGACCCCGCGCGAGGCTGTCGCGCATGCGATCGAGCGTCTGCCGGAGCGTGGGAAGATCGCGGGCGCCGTGTTCAATCTGGTGATCGAGGCGAAAGCGCGGAAATACGGCCGATACGCCTATTCCCCCTATTCCGGCGCCGGCTCCTTCGAAAACTATCATGTCGAATGA
- a CDS encoding glycosyltransferase family 4 protein, with translation MRSVVVITNMPSPYQAHLFDLVAADGRVTLRVIYERMRAADRAWSAPPLAHEHACGRNAPFERLEQWVRDSDLCIFGGYRDPTVRRLLKLRRATRRPFVFWGERFGFEMPPALGALYRLWAMRAFHASDSEMWGMGEMAVASYRREFGRRRRYRNIPYTSDLSGFLAIAREHVETRAPRLLFSGSLIARKGADLTVAALERILADGVAIEAIFVGDGPLRPQAEQLARRYPGRVELIDFTQMKALPEVYARADVLLAPSRHDGWGLVVIEAMAAGMPVLASDRTGAAVERVTHECGWLIPAGDAIALERALREIARLPIARLRAMGAEARTLGRAYTGEAGRDRLIEAIDRCLAGAL, from the coding sequence ATGCGATCCGTCGTCGTCATAACGAACATGCCGTCGCCCTATCAGGCGCATTTGTTCGATCTCGTCGCCGCGGACGGACGCGTGACGCTGCGCGTGATCTATGAGCGAATGAGGGCGGCGGACCGCGCCTGGAGCGCTCCGCCGCTCGCGCATGAGCACGCCTGCGGCCGCAACGCGCCTTTCGAGCGCCTCGAACAATGGGTCCGCGATAGCGATCTCTGCATATTCGGCGGCTATCGCGATCCGACCGTGCGTCGGCTGCTGAAGCTGCGCCGCGCGACGCGCCGACCTTTCGTTTTTTGGGGCGAGCGCTTCGGTTTCGAAATGCCGCCCGCGCTCGGCGCGCTCTATCGCCTTTGGGCGATGCGCGCTTTCCACGCGAGCGACTCGGAAATGTGGGGCATGGGCGAAATGGCCGTCGCCTCCTACCGACGCGAGTTCGGTCGGCGCCGCCGCTACCGGAACATTCCCTATACGTCCGATCTCTCGGGCTTTCTGGCGATCGCGCGAGAACATGTCGAAACGCGCGCCCCGCGCCTTCTCTTCTCCGGCTCGCTGATCGCGCGCAAGGGCGCCGATCTGACGGTCGCCGCGCTCGAGCGGATCCTCGCCGACGGCGTCGCGATCGAGGCGATCTTCGTCGGCGACGGACCGTTGCGCCCGCAGGCGGAGCAGCTCGCGCGCCGCTATCCGGGACGCGTCGAGCTGATCGACTTCACGCAGATGAAGGCTTTGCCGGAGGTCTACGCCCGCGCCGACGTCCTCCTCGCGCCCTCGCGTCATGACGGCTGGGGCCTCGTCGTCATCGAAGCCATGGCCGCCGGCATGCCCGTGCTCGCGAGCGATCGGACGGGCGCGGCGGTCGAACGCGTCACGCACGAGTGCGGATGGCTGATTCCGGCCGGCGACGCCATCGCGCTCGAGCGGGCTTTGCGCGAGATCGCGCGCCTGCCCATCGCGCGGCTGCGCGCCATGGGCGCCGAAGCCCGCACACTCGGCCGCGCCTATACGGGCGAGGCTGGACGCGATCGCCTGATCGAGGCGATCGACCGCTGCCTCGCCGGCGCGCTTTGA
- a CDS encoding sugar transferase, whose translation MRVASPASRDRTAFRLQLADLCWATAAPFIALALRDPALLDSSEFSQDIPAPYRYAFLSISCSLLILWSFRLSDRMGQFFSLRDAVDVCGASACAVASSSVILFTLTRLEGVPRSTPVIYGLVLSAGLIAIRAATRLHHRDVWRKELETDVADPAVALRRVILIGVDRFASVAIKLTDYQRPRTTQVVAALDARPSFVGRKVGGVSIVGLPQDIGAVLDEYAEHGVEIGEVWIADDKEALPAELLVEVAAQCDARGRDCIKISEALNLAPRQAPPDMRLGAAPEGPFDAPDYFNSKRVIDLLFTSLLLVLALPAGLVVACAILIDVGAPIVFWQQRVGRNGERFFVYKFRTFRPPFDRYGRRLPRERRLSRIGRAIRAVRLDEIPQLYNVIIGHMSLIGPRPLLPVDQPADPRRRLSVRPGVTGWAQIKGGTLVSPEEKNALDVWYIRHASWRLDLAIAFGTLSVALTGEKLNRAAVDHATRWYRREFEGAAAARGRVERQEAASVRSHARPKPPAFAPGRPI comes from the coding sequence ATGAGGGTGGCGTCGCCGGCATCGAGGGATAGGACGGCGTTCCGTCTCCAGCTGGCGGATCTCTGCTGGGCGACGGCTGCGCCCTTCATCGCTCTCGCGCTGCGCGACCCCGCGCTTCTCGATTCGAGCGAGTTCTCTCAGGACATACCCGCTCCCTATCGCTACGCCTTCCTTTCGATCTCATGCTCGCTGTTGATCTTGTGGAGCTTTCGGCTGAGCGACCGCATGGGGCAGTTTTTTTCGCTTCGCGACGCCGTCGATGTTTGCGGCGCGTCGGCCTGCGCGGTCGCGTCGAGCAGCGTCATTCTCTTCACGCTCACGCGGCTGGAGGGCGTGCCGCGTTCGACGCCCGTGATCTATGGCCTCGTTCTGAGCGCGGGCCTGATCGCGATCAGGGCGGCGACGCGGCTGCACCATAGGGACGTCTGGCGCAAAGAGCTCGAGACCGATGTCGCGGACCCCGCGGTCGCCTTGCGACGCGTGATCCTGATCGGCGTGGACCGTTTCGCTTCGGTCGCGATCAAACTGACCGATTATCAACGGCCGCGGACGACGCAGGTCGTCGCAGCCCTCGACGCGCGGCCGTCTTTCGTCGGTCGAAAGGTCGGCGGCGTTTCGATCGTCGGCCTTCCGCAGGACATTGGGGCCGTGCTCGACGAATATGCCGAGCACGGCGTCGAGATCGGCGAGGTCTGGATCGCCGATGACAAAGAGGCCTTGCCCGCCGAGCTGCTCGTGGAGGTCGCCGCGCAATGCGACGCCCGCGGCCGGGATTGCATCAAAATTTCGGAGGCGCTCAATCTCGCGCCGCGGCAGGCGCCGCCCGATATGCGGCTCGGCGCGGCGCCGGAGGGGCCTTTCGACGCGCCGGACTATTTCAACTCCAAGCGGGTGATCGATCTTTTGTTCACGAGCCTGCTGCTCGTCCTCGCCCTGCCGGCGGGGCTGGTCGTCGCTTGCGCCATTCTGATCGATGTCGGCGCGCCGATCGTTTTCTGGCAGCAGCGGGTCGGGCGCAATGGCGAGAGATTCTTCGTCTATAAATTCCGCACGTTTCGTCCGCCCTTCGATCGCTACGGCCGCCGCCTGCCGCGAGAGCGGCGCCTGTCGAGGATCGGCCGCGCGATCCGAGCCGTGCGGCTCGACGAGATTCCGCAGCTCTACAATGTGATTATCGGCCATATGTCGCTCATCGGGCCGCGCCCTTTGCTGCCGGTCGATCAGCCGGCGGACCCGCGGCGGCGGCTCAGCGTGCGGCCGGGCGTCACCGGATGGGCGCAGATCAAGGGCGGAACGCTGGTTTCGCCCGAGGAGAAGAACGCGCTCGACGTCTGGTATATCCGGCACGCCTCCTGGCGGCTGGATCTGGCGATCGCCTTTGGCACGCTCTCCGTCGCTCTCACCGGCGAAAAATTGAACCGGGCGGCTGTCGATCACGCGACCCGCTGGTATCGGCGCGAGTTCGAAGGCGCGGCGGCGGCGCGCGGCCGGGTGGAGCGTCAGGAGGCCGCGAGCGTCCGGTCACATGCGCGGCCGAAGCCTCCCGCATTCGCGCCGGGGCGACCGATTTGA